The following coding sequences are from one Nicotiana tomentosiformis chromosome 3, ASM39032v3, whole genome shotgun sequence window:
- the LOC104102032 gene encoding pentatricopeptide repeat-containing protein At1g18485-like, whose translation MVIMLPICAAKEEVELGKIIHGLTEKLGLANELTVNNSLVDMYCKFGYFADAKILFEKNESKNVVSWNSIIGGYSGEGDVRGTFHLMRRMQSASEYVKANEVTLLNVLPVCLTESEQLIVKELHGYSLRNGLEYHELLTNAFIAAYAKCGLPRYAELVFCGVANKTVSSWNALISGYDQSEDPSKALTLSSEIMGSGLLPDWFTIGSLLFACSRLKQLLCGTQIHGFVLRNGLETDMSTGVSLVSFYMDCGKPELAQLLFDRIEDKNIVSWNVMIAGYLQNALPDKALFLFRDMVSLRFQPEEISVTSVLGACSALSAVRLGKEVHCFALKTHLIEDTFVRCSIIDMYAKTGFIGMPKFLTIFCSKI comes from the coding sequence ATGGTTATTATGCTGCCAATATGTGCAGCAAAAGAGGAAGTGGAGTTGGGAAAGATTATTCATGGTTTAACTGAAAAGCTAGGACTGGCGAACGAGTTAACAGTGAATAATTCTTTAGTGGATATGTATTGCAAATTTGGGTACTTTGCTGATGCCAAAATTCTGTTTGAGAAAAATGAGAGCAAAAATGTGGTCTCTTGGAATTCAATTATCGGGGGTTATTCAGGAGAAGGAGATGTTAGAGGAACATTTCATCTTATGAGAAGGATGCAAAGTGCCAGTGAATATGTGAAGGCAAATGAGGTCACTCTATTGAATGTTTTGCCTGTGTGCTTAACAGAATCAGAGCAGTTGATAGTGAAAGAACTGCATGGCTACTCGCTTAGAAATGGTCTTGAATACCATGAGTTATTAACAAATGCTTTTATAGCCGCCTATGCAAAGTGTGGATTGCCCAGATATGCTGAGCTTGTATTCTGTGGAGTGGCAAATAAGACAGTAAGCTCTTGGAATGCACTGATAAGTGGCTATGATCAGAGCGAGGATCCATCCAAGGCTTTGACTCTGTCCTCTGAAATTATGGGTTCTGGTTTGCTTCCTGACTGGTTCACTATTGGTAGCCTTCTTTTTGCTTGTTCCCGTTTAAAACAGCTACTGTGTGGTACACAAATTCATGGTTTTGTGCTTAGAAATGGTCTAGAAACAGATATGTCTACAGGGGTTTCCCTAGTTTCATTTTACATGGATTGTGGAAAACCTGAACTGGCACAACTTCTATTTGACAGGATAGAAGATAAAAATATTGTATCCTGGAATGTGATGATAGCTGGTTACTTGCAGAATGCACTACCAGACAAAGCCTTATTTTTGTTTCGTGACATGGTATCTCTTAGATTCCAACCTGAAGAAATTTCTGTTACAAGTGTATTGGGGGCTTGTTCAGCATTGTCTGCTGTCAGGCTGGGGAAAGAAGTTCATTGCTTTGCACTAAAAACTCACCTTATAGAGGATACTTTTGTCCGTTGCTCAATCATAGACATGTATGCAAAAACTGGATTTATAGGAATGCCCAAGTTTTTGACCATATTCTGCTCAAAGATATAG
- the LOC104102029 gene encoding uncharacterized protein isoform X1 has product MATSASNSVTNSPISSAAHSPPPPQHQEVSSPTVPEESKEKVVKDPLDDMESRQIEKFKRYEVESSRYLMSKYFSDKTIFGGNIFDVKMTINGEQVKVSRFPGYQSYADPANFNDDSSSDTISTVETTPLSANGQQPSNKGY; this is encoded by the exons ATGGCAACTTCAGCTTCAAATTCAGTTACAAACTCCCCTATATCCTCCGCTGCTCACTCTCCTCCCCCTCCACAACATCAG GAGGTTTCAAGCCCCACTGTTCCTGAAGAGTCAAAGGAGAAAGTGGTCAAAGATCCTCTTGA TGATATGGAGAGCCGACAGATTGAGAAGTTCAAGAGGTATGAGGTTGAGTCCAGCAGATATTTAATGTCCAAGTACTTCTCGGACAAGACAATTTTTGGAG GAAACATCTTTGACGTAAAAATGACTATAAACGGAGAGCAAGTAAAAGTAAGCAG ATTTCCTGGGTACCAATCATATGCAGATCCTGCTAATTTTAATGATGATAGCAGTAGCGACACAATTTCTACAGTGGAAACTACACCACTGAGTGCTAATGGGCAGCAACCTTCCAATAAAGGCTACTAA
- the LOC104102030 gene encoding folate-binding protein 1-like yields MELKWRFSLMLLLTTSVYLQLPYVSGKDNGVCISPGGRFPRFSNEGKPPRKVKKGPRDLNLCRIFRGKTCCDVTQTHPALLSIRRLASTGEASQECLHLWEMLECSICDPRVGVQAGPPVLCTSFCNKVYQACSNAYFSMDAKTQVLAPCGVNDFVCGRASQWISNGTELCRVAGFSVKSLSDDPEEVSCYGGKSSVDFIADSWRASQSKVQEKTDSSGFIEDFKQWVEDMTFKERISWAVGGMVLTAGLLFTSQRKSHRQRQKLAALQRTARRLGGNVNPRSPTSQGSEKGS; encoded by the exons ATGGAATTAAAATGGCGTTTCTCGTTGATGCTGCTGCTCACAACCTCCGTTTACCTTCAATTACCGTACGTCTCAG GAAAAGATAATGGAGTTTGCATTTCACCTGGTGGTCGCTTTCCTCGATTTTCAAATGAAGGAAAACCTCCAAGAAAAGTAAAAAAGGGCCCAAGAGATTTGAACCTCTGCAGGATATTTCGCGGAAAAACTTGCTGTGATGTAACACAGACACATCCTGCTTTGCTATCCATTAGGAGGCTTGCTTCAACTGGAGAGGCAAGCCAAGAGTGCTTGCACTTATGGGAAATGTTAGAATGTTCAATCTGTGATCCACGTGTTGGTGTGCAGGCGGGACCCCCTGTTTTATGCACCTCTTTCTGTAACAAAGTATACCAAGCTTGCTCCAATGCGTACTTCTCCATGGATGCTAAGACACAG GTTCTAGCACCCTGTGGTGTAAACGACTTTGTTTGTGGCAGAGCATCCCAATGGATCTCTAATGGGACAGAGCTCTGCCGCGTTGCAGGTTTTTCTGTGAAGTCTTTGTCTGATGATCCAGAGGAAGTTTCTTGCTATGGTGGAAAATCTAGTGTGGATTTTATTGCTGATTCATGGAGGGCCTCACAATCCAAGGTGCAAGAAAAAACGGACAGTTCTGGATTCATTGAAGATTTCAAACAATGGGTGGAGGACATGACATTTAAAGAGAGAATATCTTGGGCAGTAGGAGGCATGGTTCTTACAGCAGGACTTCTATTTACCAG TCAAAGGAAAAGCCATAGGCAACGCCAGAAACTAGCAGCCCTCCAACGCACAGCCAGGAGATTGGGAGGAAATGTGAATCCGAGATCTCCTACAAGTCAAGGGAGCGAAAAGGGTAGTTAA
- the LOC104102029 gene encoding uncharacterized protein isoform X2 produces the protein MATSASNSVTNSPISSAAHSPPPPQHQEVSSPTVPEESKEKVVKDPLDDMESRQIEKFKRYEVESSRYLMSKYFSDKTIFGELACLDDLSLKETSLT, from the exons ATGGCAACTTCAGCTTCAAATTCAGTTACAAACTCCCCTATATCCTCCGCTGCTCACTCTCCTCCCCCTCCACAACATCAG GAGGTTTCAAGCCCCACTGTTCCTGAAGAGTCAAAGGAGAAAGTGGTCAAAGATCCTCTTGA TGATATGGAGAGCCGACAGATTGAGAAGTTCAAGAGGTATGAGGTTGAGTCCAGCAGATATTTAATGTCCAAGTACTTCTCGGACAAGACAATTTTTGGAG AACTGGCATGTCTGGATGACCTCTCGTTGAAG GAAACATCTTTGACGTAA